Proteins encoded in a region of the Mycobacterium branderi genome:
- a CDS encoding enoyl-CoA hydratase/isomerase family protein — MNFSEIEVTVDGARAAITLNRPDKLNPLSTTTLTELVDAARELDTRSGVKVVVISGRGRAFSAGADLASFAAEGGPPPREAADAGRRMADAIEAMGAVTVARIHGHCVGGAVVLAAACDLRIAADDTRFSIPEVDLGIPLAWGGIPRLVREIGPARTKELVMTCRPFGAAEALTAGFLNSVVPAAELDAAVDELVGVLVDKSALTLTATKRHTNAVTEGMVGTARAWNDADSLVTALGDPESRAAAEAYLTRLGRG; from the coding sequence ATGAACTTCTCCGAGATCGAGGTGACCGTCGACGGCGCCCGCGCCGCTATCACACTGAACCGGCCGGACAAGCTGAACCCACTGTCTACCACCACCTTGACCGAGTTGGTGGACGCCGCACGCGAGCTCGACACCCGGTCCGGTGTGAAGGTGGTGGTGATCTCCGGGCGGGGACGGGCGTTCAGCGCCGGGGCCGATCTCGCGTCGTTCGCCGCCGAGGGTGGCCCGCCACCGCGTGAGGCGGCCGACGCCGGGCGGCGGATGGCCGATGCGATCGAGGCGATGGGGGCGGTGACCGTCGCGCGGATCCACGGCCACTGCGTCGGGGGCGCGGTAGTCCTGGCCGCGGCCTGCGACCTTCGGATCGCCGCCGACGACACCCGCTTCTCGATTCCCGAGGTCGACCTGGGCATCCCGCTGGCGTGGGGCGGCATCCCCCGGCTGGTGCGCGAGATCGGCCCGGCCCGGACCAAGGAGTTGGTGATGACCTGCCGCCCGTTCGGCGCCGCGGAGGCGTTGACGGCGGGCTTCCTGAACAGCGTGGTTCCCGCCGCCGAGCTTGACGCCGCGGTCGACGAGCTGGTCGGGGTGCTGGTCGACAAGTCGGCGCTGACCCTGACCGCCACGAAGCGGCATACCAACGCCGTGACCGAGGGCATGGTCGGCACCGCCCGCGCCTGGAACGACGCCGACTCGCTGGTCACCGCGCTCGGCGATCCCGAGTCACGGGCCGCGGCGGAGGCGTATTTGACGCGCCTGGGCCGCGGCTAG